The following proteins come from a genomic window of Populus alba chromosome 12, ASM523922v2, whole genome shotgun sequence:
- the LOC118044749 gene encoding LOW QUALITY PROTEIN: protein STICHEL-like 2 (The sequence of the model RefSeq protein was modified relative to this genomic sequence to represent the inferred CDS: deleted 1 base in 1 codon): MADGRRHSVDIPITRTLIALRRVRSLRDPSTNSMSKFSALLENATWETNSTKEISIQFADVSKEGRLNHTGLSGWKNLGLDEHREEQVDNFDSQYDMGRSELIFRQSSGGVKSMDAPLGTENVEGDNCEREASGTKLLSEEYYGSHRNKELDLVCSTPLSNQLEDRDSTSGPITGSPLGESIDRSVPRQKPRSKNQVKSYSGVGDVLSRAESPCLSVSDALSSHSTSLFANDDADFMVQNDRGCGISCCWTKTPRLRDSNPYSDAEGSPLLSRDVAETAPRGKRSWKHTTNETPRSLSQKFRPKSFDELVGQNVVVRSLLGAISKGRIASLYLFHGPRGTGKTSASRIFAAALNCLSHEYKPCGVCRECVAFFSGRSRDVKEVDSMRINRAKGIRSLIKNASMPPISSRFKVFIVDECHLLHGETWGTVLNSLENLSQNVVFVMITPELDMLPRSAVSRSQKYHFPKIKDADIAGRLRNICVEEDLDFDQVALDFIAAKSGGSLRDAEIMLDQLSLLGKRITMSLAHELIGVVSDDELFDLLDLALSSDTSSTVIRARELMRSRIDPMQLVSQLANLIMDVLAGKCQDNSSEVRRKFSRKHASEGDMQRLSHALKILSDSEKQLRMSKNQSTWLTVALLQLSSLEASPMDVNDSKSSMRNGHDRDGDFSSTPSTGESLKHLALHSCEDRKSERLQVQGDCKVTLDSIWKRASELCKSNSLRNFLRKQGKLSSLQFNKGLAVAELEFHHPNYASKAEKSWKFIASSLQTVLGCNVEIRINLVVCAPVSKCAKLRRLSFSLFGCSRITRHNSHPPMECGSDHDYSDHISEKPMTREKAISACLSDCGSQIPHSCYHRVEVGKALRNSEGNVLSIGPTSSHRSLPNDTSETPGYGFPSSKAGESDNDYTIFSGREAEDQPNCFPKSLRLPKKSRSSETTKVVHICTHQENKLALSIPGKESIETCTIASDSYLSSGNNYSSTIENG; the protein is encoded by the exons ATGGCTGACGGGAGGCGACATTCAGTCGATATTCCCATAACAAGAACCCTCATAGCCCTCAGGAGAGTGAGGTCACTAAGGGATCCATCAACCAATTCTATGAGCAAATTCTCTGCTTTGCTGGAAAATGCCACCTGGGAAACAAATTCCACCAAAGAAATATCTATACAGTTTGCCGATGTTTCCAAAGAAGGTCGCTTAAATCACACTGGTCTTTCAGGATGGAAAAATTTAGGTCTTGATGAACACCGGGAGGAACAAGTTGATAATTTTGATTCGCAATATGATATGGGAAGGTCCGAGTTAATTTTCCGTCAGAGTTCGGGTGGAGTGAAAAGTATGGATGCTCCTCTTGGGACTGAAAATGTTGAAGGGGATAATTGTGAGAGAGAGGCTAGTGGAACTAAGTTGTTGAGTGAAGAATATTATGGCAGTCATAGGAACAAAGAGTTGGATTTGGTATGCTCCACACCTTTGAGCAATCAACTGGAGGACCGGGATTCAACTAGTGGACCCATTACAGGATCTCCACTAGGAGAAAGTATTGACCGATCTGTTCCCAGACAAAAACCTCGATCCAAAAATCAAGTCAAGTCATACAGTGGGGTGGGTGACGTTTTGAGTCGTGCAGAGAGTCCATGCTTATCTGTCAGTGATGCTTTGTCCAGCCATAGCACGTCATTGTTTGCTAATGATGACGCTGATTTCATGGTTCAAAATGACCGTGGATGCGGGATAAGCTGCTGCTGGACAAAAACCCCAAGACTCAGAGATTCAAATCCATATTCCGACGCAGAAGGCAGTCCATTGTTGTCCAGAGATGTAGCTGAGACAGCTCCTCGTGGGAAAAGGAGCTGGAAGCACACTACAAATGAAACTCCTAGGAGCTTGAGTCAGAAATTTAGGCCAAAATCTTTTGATGAATTGGTGGGACAAAATGTAGTTGTAAGATCTCTTTTGGGTGCCATTTCCAAAGGAAGGATAGCCTCTTTATATCTCTTCCATGGTCCTCGTGGCACAGGCAAGACCTCTGCCTCGAGGATATTTGCTGCTGCCCTGAATTGCCTCTCACATGAGTACAAACCATGTGGGGTCTGCCGAGAATGTGTTGCGTTCTTTTCTGGGAGGAGCCGGGATGTGAAAGAAGTTGACTCCATGAGAATTAATCGGGCCAAAGGGATTAGATCTCTTATAAAGAATGCATCAATGCCACCAATTTCATCACGTTTCAAAGTTTTCATTGTTGACGAGTGTCATTTGTTGCATGGAGAGACATGGGGAACTGTTTTGAATAGCCTAGAGAACCTGTCGCAAAATGTTGTCTTTGTGATGATCACTCCTGAACTTGATATGCTACCGAGAAGTGCAGTCTCTCGGtctcaaaaatatcattttccaAAGATAAAAGATGCTGATATAGCCGGCAGATTGAGGAATATCTGTGTTGAAGAAGATCTTGACTTTGATCAGGTTGCTTTAGACTTCATTGCTGCTAAGTCAGGTGGTTCCCTTAGGGATGCTGAAATTATGCTTGATCAGTTGAGTTTGCTTGGTAAACGAATTACAATGTCCTTGGCCCATGAGCTT ATTGGAGTGGTTTCTGATGATGAATTGTTTGATTTGCTGGATCTGGCTTTGTCATCTGACACGTCAAGCACTGTCATAAGAGCCAGGGAATTGATGAGGTCCAGGATTGATCCTATGCAACTTGTATCACAGCTGGCAAATCTCATAATGGATGTTCTTGCTGGAAAATGCCAAGATAATAGTTCTGAAGTCAGAAGAAAGTTTTCAAGGAAGCATGCTT CTGAAGGAGACATGCAGAGACTGAGTCATGCATTGAAAATCCTATCTGACAGTGAGAAGCAACTGAGGATGTCAAAAAACCAAAGTACATGGCTAACAGTAGCTCTTCTGCAGTTGAGCTCGCTGGAAGCCTCTCCCATGGATGTGAATGATTCAAAGTCTTCAATGAGAAATGGACATGACCGAG ATGGGGACTTTTCGAGCACGCCATCGACAGGGGAGAGCTTGAAGCATCTTGCCCTGCATTCATGTGAAGACAGGAAGTCGGAAAGATTGCAAGTACAAGGGGATTGTAAAGTGACATTGGATTCCATATGGAAGAGAGCTAGTGAATTATGCAAATCAAATTCACTCAGGAATTTTCTTAGGAAACAAGGGAAACTATCTTCTCTTCAATTTAATAAAG GTCTGGCAGTAGCTGAATTGGAATTCCATCATCCAAACTATGCATCCAAGGCTGAAAAGTCATGGAAGTTTATTGCAAGTTCACTGCAAACAGTTCTGGGTTGTAACGTTGAAATCCGGATCAATCTTGTAGTTTGTGCTCCTGTGTCAAAGTGTGCCAAACTAAGGAGGCTATCTTTTAGCTTGTTTGGTTGTTCTCGGATAACTCGTCACAACTCACATCCACCCATGGAATGTGGAAGTGACCACGACTACTCTGATCACATCTCTGAAAAACCTATGACAAGGGAGAAAGCTATTTCAGCCTGTCTCTCTGATTGTGGATCCCAAATACCACACAGCTGTTATCACAGAGTGGAAGTAGGGAAGGCTTTAAGAAATAGTGAAGGTAATGTGCTGAGCATAGGGCCAACCTCATCTCACAGATCACTACCTAATGATACATCTGAAACACCTGGGTATGGGTTTCCTTCTTCAAAGGCTGGAGAAAGCGACAATGACTATACAATTTTCTCTGGTCGAGAGGCCGAGGATCAGCCGAACTGCTTTCCTAAAAGTCTTAGGCTGCCAAAGAAGTCACGTTCTTCAGAGACTACTAAAGTGGTTCATATTTGTACTCATCAAGAAAACAAGCTGGCATTGTCTATCCCTGGGAAGGAGTCTATTGAA ACATGCACCATTGCCAGTGATTCATATTTATCAAGTGGCAACAACTACAGCTCCACAATTGAGAATGGGTAA
- the LOC118044751 gene encoding pentatricopeptide repeat-containing protein At5g50280, chloroplastic — MAAAALTNQTSLSSPLLFNNPHPNPNYSKSHLSILSKPSRPSFSLLATSHSSPAIFLPFLEHEKQEVEHLSTTQTQQDGDGDDDDANEEDKDGVEEEEEEEEDPVDPILRFFKSQTSTTQDPPRQGKFSLKKNRRSSWRLAPQFDSDTLNEESRQIATSNSVSRLPDGVVGEILKLARELPKNMTLGEILGGYEGRVSAKESVEILGLMGEEGLLMGCLYFYEWMGLQEPSLVTARACTILFPILGRAGMGDKLVILLRNLPQQKEFLDVHVYNSAISGLLCCRRYNDAYEVYEAMEAYNVSPDHVTCCIMITVMRKKGCTAKEAWEFFERMTRKGVKWSPEVLGALIKSFCDEGLKKEALIIQTEMERRGISSNAIIYNTLMDSYSKSNQIEEAEGLYSEMQAKGLKPTSATFNILMDAYSRRMQPDIVEKLLLEMQDAGLAPNAKSYTCLISAYGRQKKMSDMAADAFLRMKKAGIKPTSYSYTALIHAYSVSGWHEKAYITFENMQREGIKPSIETYTTLLDAFRRAGDTKTLMDIWKLMMREKVEGTRVTFNILLDGFAKQGHYMEARDVINEFKKFGLHPTVMTYNMLMNAYARGGQDSKLPQLLKEMATLKLEPDSITYTTMIYAYVRVRDFRRAFFYHKMMVKSGKVPDAKSYQKLRAILDVKAAIKNRRDKSAILGIINSQMGMLKVKKKRKKDEFWKNKKRHVRAPNVSHDK, encoded by the exons ATGGCTGCTGCTGCTCTCACAAATCAGACCTCCCTTTCGTCTCCTCTCTTGTTTAACAATCCTCACCCTAATCCAAACTACTCAAAATCTCATCTTTCCATTCTCTCTAAACCCTCAAGACCATCATTTTCTCTCTTAGCAACTTCTCACTCTTCACCTGccattttccttccttttcttgaacatgaaaaacaagaagTTGAACACCTAAGCACAACACAAACACAACAAGATGgagatggtgatgatgatgatgctaaTGAAGAGGACAAAGATGGTgttgaagaagaggaggaggaggaggaggacccTGTTGACCCAATTTTAAGATTCTTCAAGTCCCAGACTTCAACAACACAAGACCCTCCTCGACAGGGAAAATTCTCTCTCAAGAAAAACAGACGCTCCTCATGGCGCCTAGCTCCTCAGTTTGATTCAGACACTCTAAATGAAGAAAGCCGACAAATAGCTACTTCAAATTCTGTTTCCAGGCTACCTGATGGAGTTGTAGGAGAAATATTGAAACTTGCAAGGGAGTTACCAAAGAATATGACCCTGGGAGAGATATTGGGTGGTTATGAAGGGAGGGTTAGTGCAAAGGAGAGTGTGGAAATTTTGGGTTTGATGGGAGAGGAGGGTTTGTTAATgggttgtttgtatttttatgagtGGATGGGGTTGCAAGAACCGTCTTTAGTTACTGCTCGTGCTTGTACTATTTTGTTTCCGATATTGGGTAGAGCTGGAATGGGTGATAAGTTGGTGATTTTGTTACGGAATTTGCCTCAACAGAAGGAGTTTCTAGATGTTCATGTTTATAATTCCGCTATTTCTGGTCTTCTCTGCTGTAGAAG GTATAATGACGCTTACGAGGTGTATGAGGCAATGGAAGCATATAATGTTTCTCCAGATCACGTGACATGTTGTATAATGATTACAGTCATGAGGAAAAAGGGCTGTACTGCAAAAGAGGCATGGGAATTCTTTGAGAGAATGACCAGGAAAGGAGTCAAATGGAGTCCAGAAGTTCTGGGTGCTCTAATAAAATCGTTCTGTGACGAGGGACTGAAGAAGGAAGCCCTTATTATCCAGACAGAAATGGAGAGAAGAGGTATTTCTTCAAATGCTATCATCTACAACACATTGATGGACTCCTACAGCAAATCCAACCAAATTGAAGAAGCTGAAGGTCTTTATTCTGAGATGCAGGCAAAAGGCCTGAAGCCCACATCTGCTACCTTTAACATTCTTATGGATGCATACAGCAGAAGAATGCAGCCTGATATAGTTGAGAAACTGCTGCTGGAAATGCAGGATGCAGGACTAGCACCTAATGCTAAATCCTATACATGCCTAATTAGTGCGTATGGAAGGCAGAAGAAAATGAGTGACATGGCTGCAGATGCATTCTTGAGGATGAAGAAAGCTGGGATAAAACCTACTTCATATTCCTATACTGCTCTTATCCATGCTTATTCAGTTAGTGGCTGGCATGAAAAAGCTTATATAACGTTTGAGAATATGCAAAGAGAAGGAATCAAACCATCAATTGAAACTTACACAACCCTTCTTGATGCATTCAGGCGTGCTGGTGATACAAAAACATTAATGGACATTTGGAAATTGATGATGAGGGAAAAAGTTGAAGGGACACGGGTGACATTCAACATTCTTCTTGATGGGTTTGCCAAACAAGGTCACTACATGGAGGCAAGGGATGTGATAAATGAATTCAAGAAGTTTGGCTTGCATCCAACAGTGATGACATATAACATGCTGATGAACGCATATGCACGGGGAGGTCAAGACTCAAAGTTGCCTCAGCTATTGAAAGAAATGGCCACTCTCAAACTAGAACCTGATTCCATCACTTATACAACCATGATCTATGCGTATGTCCGAGTTCGTGATTTTAGGAGGGCATTCTTTTATCACAAGATGATGGTGAAAAGTGGTAAGGTACCAGATGCCAAGTCCTACCAAAAGCTTAGGGCAATATTGGATGTAAAAGCTGCAATAAAGAACAGGAGGGACAAGAGTGCTATACTTGGTATAATTAATAGCCAAATGGGTATGTTGAAagttaagaagaaaaggaagaaagatgAGTTCTGGAAGAACAAGAAAAGGCATGTAAGGGCTCCTAATGTTTCCCATGATAAATAA